In the Paramisgurnus dabryanus chromosome 5, PD_genome_1.1, whole genome shotgun sequence genome, one interval contains:
- the mis12 gene encoding protein MIS12 homolog, whose amino-acid sequence MTESGVSQGSESLQLYEAQFFGFTPETCTLRIYNAFRDSLNHILVAVESVFVKRLSPGQEPSAELRLTARESTQKLRRFLQERFEVMFQRMKGMLMDRVLNIPPNVLLPDDQLHQKYPEGKEDLMKLQGSIAKLQQAYEADVCAKQALLAELEEQKETQKQLDEVLRWIEELRVSWRREGMGNVQDSIRYMMETVGQLQDVMGKISKQSKELDKV is encoded by the exons ATGACAGAAAGTGGAG TTTCACAGGGATCTGAATCCCTTCAGCTTTACGAAGCGCAGTTCTTCGGCTTCACTCCTGAGACCTGCACTTTACGAATCTACAATGCTTTTCGGGACTCCCTCAACCACATACTGGTCGCTGTTGAGTCCGTGTTCGTTAAAAGGTTGAGTCCAGGACAGGAGCCTTCGGCAGAGCTCCGACTGACGGCTCGAGAGAGCACCCAGAAGCTGCGCCGGTTCCTCCAGGAGCGCTTTGAAGTCATGTTTCAGCGCATGAAAGGGATGCTGATGGACCGCGTTCTCAACATTCCTCCCAATGTCCTACTTCCCGATGACCAGCTTCACCAGAAATATCCTGAAGGCAAAGAAGACCTCATGAAGCTGCAGGGCTCCATCGCAAAACTGCAGCAGGCTTATGAAGCAGACGTTTGCGCCAAGCAAGCGCTTCTCGCTGAGCTTGAGGAGCAGAAGGAGACGCAAAAACAACTGGATGAGGTCCTGAGATGGATAGAGGAGCTGCGTGTCTCGTGGAGACGGGAGGGCATGGGAAATGTCCAAGACAGCATCCGGTACATGATGGAGACTGTGGGCCAACTCCAGGATGTTATGGGAAAGATAAGCAAGCAGAGTAAGGAACTGGATAAAGTTTGA